One Neovison vison isolate M4711 chromosome 2, ASM_NN_V1, whole genome shotgun sequence genomic window carries:
- the LOC122901173 gene encoding uncharacterized protein LOC122901173: MSFDFQFAKAGEYYYRRHQATTLGKAWRPTTAPRWEIKIERQRPQGDKTGDAKKWDYLVSERELDHIEKHIYRAKRARGLRDRKYRLLPQRVPSDTAIPKILSPGKEEKTAAVQKTHKTKTKKHRAAWAKEQIRGHQDRMNRGRELTEQRSKRLCREGLCSRSSPPQACNTQGGREGIRTGHSLPDCPASPGSTHKSDHPHGKVQKGGKRKKATLTRALEYATVFETPTKKKGSLSYFMDDSISFTGRHPLTTVSAVKSHNPRIAFLSLFASNLGSGELNQVFVSPLCMIIPKLSDLKRPLFCCISQFHNRNSDRAQLGSFSSLSCTARAAWG, translated from the coding sequence ATGTCTTTTGACTTCCAGTTTGCCAAAGCAGGGGAGTACTACTACCGACGGCATCAGGCAACGACGCTGGGAAAAGCATGGAGACCCACGACGGCGCCAAGGTGGGAAATTAaaatagagagacagagaccacaaggtGACAAAACAGGAGATGCTAAAAAATGGGACTACTTAGTGTCTGAGAGGGAGCTGGACCACATAGAGAAGCACATCTACCGAGCCAAACGAGCCAGAGGCCTCCGAGACCGCAAGTACCGGCTCCTCCCTCAAAGGGTTCCAAGTGACACGGCCATCCCCAAAATACTAAgcccagggaaggaggagaagactGCAGCTGTCCAGAAAACCCACAAAACGAAGACCAAAAAGCACAGGGCGGCCTGGGCAAAGGAACAGATCAGGGGACACCAGGATCGAATGAATCGGGGGCGAGAGCTCACAGAGCAGAGAAGCAAGAGACTGTGCCGGGAGGGTCTCTGCTCCCGCTCCTCCCCTCCACAGGCCTGCAACacacaaggaggaagagaaggaattcGAACGGGTCACAGCCTACCTGATTGCCCAGCCTCACCAGGAAGCACTCATAAAAGTGACCATCCTCACGGAAAAGTCCAGAAAGGAGGAAAACGTAAAAAAGCCACTCTGACGAGAGCTCTTGAGTATGCCACCGTTTTTGAGACGCcaactaaaaaaaaaggaagtttaagTTATTTTATGGACGATTCTATTTCTTTCACAGGCCGGCATCCTTTGACAACTGTCAGCGCAGTAAAGTCCCATAACCCCCGAATTGCGTTTCTAAGTCTGTTTGCATCAAACTTGGGGTCGGGGGAGTTAAACCAAGTGTTTGTTTCACCTCTCTGCATGATTATCCcgaaacttagtgacttaaaacgaCCACTATTTTGTTGTATCTCCCAATTCCATAACAGGAATTCAGACAGAGCTCAGCTGGGCAGTTTTTCTTCCCTGTCCTGCACTGCCAGAGCTGCTTGGGGATGA
- the NSMCE4A gene encoding non-structural maintenance of chromosomes element 4 homolog A gives MSGDSSGRRSEGRGRGRDPHRDRPRSRSRSPLSPVSRRGAAPERREAPERPSLEETEPSDSGDEMVDPASLEAETDHGLCRQIRHQYRALINSVQQNREDILNASDKLTEVLEEANTLFNGVSRAREAVLDAQFLVLASDLGKEKAKQLRSDLNSFDMLRYVETLLTHMGVNPLEAEELIRDEDSSDFEFIVYDSWKISGKTAENTFNKTHTFHFLLGSIQGEFPVPKPRSDRPRKGPRTEEKKTMPDQLNEMEESHQEATEKEVERILGLLQTYFREDPDTPMSFFDFVVDPHSFPRTVENIFHVSFIIRDGFARIKLDQDRLPIIEPVNINEESEGIDQNTQIRNQGIIALSYRDWEEIVKTFEISEPVIASGQSQPRLSV, from the exons ATGTCGGGGGACAGCAGCGGCCGCCGGTCcgagggccggggccggggccgcgaCCCGCACCGGGATCGCCCCCGCTCCCGCTCGCGGTCCCCGCTGTCGCCCGTGTCCCGCCGCGGCGCCGCGCCGGAGCGCAGGGAGGCCCCGGAGCGCCCGAGCCTGGAGGAGACGGAGCCGTCGGATTCCGGGGACGAGATGGTGGACCCCGCGAGCCTGGAGGCGGAGACCGACCACGGCCTGTGCCGCCAGATCCGCCATCAGTACCGGGCGCTCATCAACTCGGTCCAAC AAAACCGGGAGGATATACTGAATGCCAGCGACAAATTAACAGAGGTCCTTGAAGAGGCCAACACTCTGTTTAATGGAG TGTCCCGAGCAAGAGAAGCCGTGCTGGATGCCCAGTTTCTTGTTTTGGCTTCAGATTTGggcaaagagaaagcaaagcaactGCGTTCTGATCTGAACTCATTTGATATGTTAAGATATGTCGAAACTCTA CTGACACATATGGGTGTAAATCCGCTAGAAGCTGAAGAACTCATCCGTGATGAAGATAGTTCTGATTTTGAATTCATAGTCTATGACTCCTGGAAAATATCAGGCAAAACAGCAGAAAACACCTTTAATAAAACCCATACATTCCACTTTct GTTGGGTTCAATACAAGGAGAGTTCCCTGTGCCAAAGCCACGAAGTGATCGTCCAAGAAAAGGTCCCAGGACAGAAGAGAAGAAGACAATGCCTGaccag TTAAATGAAATGGAAGAGTCTCATCaagaagcaacagaaaaagaagtggaaagaatTTTGGGATTGCTGCAAACATATTTTCGAGAAGATC CTGATACGCCTATGTCCTTCTTTGACTTTGTGGTTGATCCACATTCTTTCCCCCGGACAGTGGAAAACATCTTTCATGTTTCCTTCATTATAAGG GATGGTTTTGCAAGAATAAAGCTTGACCAAGACCGACTGCCAATAATAG AGCCTGTTAATATTAATGAAGAAAGTGAGGGAATTGACCAAAACACCCAAATTAGGAATCAAGGAATCATAGCTCTGAGTTACCGGGACTGGGAG GAGATCGTGAAGACCTTTGAGATCTCAGAGCCGGTGATCGCTTCAGGCCAGAGCCAGCCAAGGCTAAGCGTCTGA